The following coding sequences are from one Triticum dicoccoides isolate Atlit2015 ecotype Zavitan chromosome 4A, WEW_v2.0, whole genome shotgun sequence window:
- the LOC119289329 gene encoding uncharacterized protein LOC119289329 has protein sequence MTKMTRSKKLAEAPTTEYEKIRAKNMMRNNRIFQSLGIAALGMMVRNSNQMQQGSAITGGDSASAITQQGSSSEYSPDDEVIEEDEVDDIVVEKEDKVSKKARKSINKKTKKSFDKPSEMAPGKTRVIAPASGGSKRVLPGLNSDEHESARVTR, from the exons ATGACAAAGATGACAAGGAGCAAGAAACTTGCAG AAGCGCCAACTACTGAATATGAGAAGATTAGGGCTAAAAATATGATGAGGAACAACCGCATATTCCAATCACTTGGCATCGCTGCATTAGGTATGATGGTTAGGAACTCAAATCAAATGCAGCAAGGTAGTGCCATCACCGGTGGGGACTCAGCTTCTGCCATAACACAACAAGGCTCAAGCTCTGAGTACAGTCCTGACGATGAGGTCATTGAGGAGGATGAAGTTGATGATATTGTAGTGGAGAAGGAAGATAAG GTTTCTAAGAAGGCAAGGAAGTCGATCAATAAAAAGACTAAGAAGAGTTTTGATAAACCTTCTGAGATGGCTCCAGGAAAAACAAGGGTGATTGCTCCAGCCTCAGGAGGCTCAAAGAGGGTGCTACCTGGTTTGAACTCGGATGAACATGAATCTGCTCGAGTCACTAGGTAG
- the LOC119283753 gene encoding uncharacterized protein LOC119283753: MHEDERSLMHGVEVSLMHMGETSHVPSTLCTNQPIEVPEFSDQQLDQQRQMDVEATPIVDKCRNGKGLERLTKELGSKIIIQVAKGKKRPDKPAQAAKLASQGGVATRQHLPLLPHFKEYKANGHHIDNFIGKVAINFDMDTRSDAVKYACTDILKTALKNRRHHLKKKHFDNVPANLVSVKSPDKNVTDAEWQRLVKMWSTPRHKETCQSNKENRSKVKFHQKTGSRPYISHVHALKEARKGEELTVFDLFKECHNGKKTGFSEPVKKAIADMEKAMEQGVPEGGEPKNVAIVVADILTKECPSSTFLQSVGLESSSKKKFNRSAAALDAHVQELEYKLEKERRVAELMREELVEVKKKSEETEAARAAEYQLLLQRVEATDARFARLMDLFEGKIV; the protein is encoded by the exons ATGCACGAAGATGAAAGAAGCCTGATGCATGGGGTTGAAGTAAGCCTGATGCACATGGGTGAAACAAGCCATGTCCCATCTACTCTGTGCACAAATCAGCCAATTGAAGTTCCTGAGTTCTCTGACCAACAGCTTGACCAACAGCGGCAAATGGACGTTGAAG CTACACCTATTGTGGATAAGTGCAGGAATGGGAAAGGGCTCGAAAGACTCACTAAAGAGTTAGGCTCTAAGATTATCATCCAAGTGGCCAAGGGGAAGAAACGCCCGGACAAACCAGCACAGGCTGCAAAGCTTGCATCCCAGGGTGGGGTCGCTACGAGGCAGCATCTACCACTCCTTCCCCACTTCAAggagtacaaggccaatgggcatcATATTGACAATTTCATTGGAAAAGTTGCT ATCAATTTTGATATGGACACCCGTTCCGATGCCGTGAAGTATGCATGCACTGACATCCTCAAGACCGCGTTGAAGAATAGGCGCCACCATCTCAAGAAGAAGCATTTTGACAATGTACCGGCCAATCTCGTGAGTGTCAAATCTCCTGATAAGAATGTGACAGATGCGGAGTGGCAAAGGCTGGTCAAGATGTGGTCTACCCCAAGGCACAAG GAAACCTGTCAGTCAAACAAGGAGAACCGTTCCAAAGTTAAGTTCCATCAGAAAACTGGTTCTCGCCCCTACATTTCCCATGTGCATGCTTTG AAAGAGGCTCGTAAGGGTGAAGAGTTGACTGTGTTTGATCTATTCAAGGAGTGCCACAATGGCAAGAAGACTGGTTTCTCTGAGCCAGTTAAGAAGGCGATA GCTGACATGGAAAAAGCTATGGAACAAGGGGTACCAGAAGGTGGAGAACCAAAGAATGTTGCTATTGTTGTTGCTGACATTCTCACTAAAGAATGTCCCTCCAGCACATTCCTTCAAAGTGTTGGCCTTGAGTCGAGCTCCAAGAAGAAGTTCAACAGATCTGCAGCTGCTTTGGATGCTCATGTACAAGAACTAGAGTACAAGCTTGAGAAGGAGAGGCGAGTCGCTGAGTTGATGCGAGAGGAGCTTGTTGAGGTCAAGAAGAAATCAGAGGAGACCGAAGCTGCACGCGCCGCAGAGTACCAGTTGTTACTACAAAGAGTTGAGGCCACCGATGCTAGATTTGCGCGTCTCATGGATCTGTTCGAAGGTAAAATAGTTTAG